From Chelatococcus sp. YT9, a single genomic window includes:
- the tssM gene encoding type VI secretion system membrane subunit TssM, whose translation MTKTVWLLVTVVLVLALELAAAVWFGAPLLTIADMQPLAAVLPRILLIALIGLMAAIAVVVLLVRRRGPADVSRAAAERAIAADLARLRHQIRTVLVRTGGRWRGLRPIAYATPWYLVLGSTQESASLLLKTMGLKLEAERPAKPTSTDQNPLAAVWSGRQALALAAAAPVETFRKSVERDEIETEARWHGLLKLIQRMRPLQPLNGLIVELGATELLDAPADQRAALAEAWRDRIAHVTQIAGPFLPAYLVITGINNLRGYYAGCAELDDLTLLDLTGTTPASSPTRQAKEQIRTLHDGLRAMLLRLARHSVRRAGTVARVDHAGCILEFPVEVALLTDRITQFAAAILQPDCSKLSPVLRGVQLVQSATGETHLPKDRLLHGAARSLALDVSQFHPADSTAARTASPGIAARFLHRDVLPEAGLASRHHPWRAAWRATLAPLAALTLLVGSVPLALVWRDRLEETNQSLNDVEQSLAASDSAIRTLNRDAEAPAPDLKHVLPVLDRLAADLPVVAGLGAGLPLGSARDVLLTAHRGAYDRAQIQLLLPRLLLNLQAALPTESPQNLSPPEELALFDRLKTYLTLGGQRHGGREEAQAWLIANSKETAPELDESAANRLTPHIRALLAHPLAHSSLDETRIAAARAALSINTLVLRGLATLQARVRAAGLSAWRPIDAAGPMAGRLLVRRSGKPLSEGIPAFYTRAGFLTVVAPALRDVSATLAKEGWVIPLATGPDNRDLAKVLEQEIAEDYFTAYVETWNELLDDIALTQAPTLQQASQQLIQLAGPASPLERFYQSASQETDLTPAAPPASANPAGAVQPRTLMTGEPVTTRFAWLRELVATGDTGASRLRQTIDGFGALGRQMAQTAYLPQDAATPLSAGSSAGQLADSAASLPPPLARIANEVAHTAADMTSAATEDRVAAAWREVEPFCRLVTSNRYPFSGRASQSISLDDFASLFGPQGRLEKFFTTYLRPFVDVSAPAWQVHPVHGMAFDIDRPALEQFQRAARIRDAFFTDNPAAPSVRFSLEPLRLDATAETLTYAIGGQTLVYRHDPARLWTMQWPPADGQLTAQLELTPWLSNEPGSLDFRGPFAFLRLIEAGAPKLEGQAPDRFILRYTLGSRSATLRLIAASIINPFSLKDLRQFRCPEIP comes from the coding sequence ATGACCAAGACAGTCTGGCTTCTCGTCACCGTGGTGCTCGTTCTCGCGCTCGAGCTGGCGGCCGCCGTTTGGTTCGGGGCACCGCTCCTCACTATTGCGGACATGCAGCCTCTCGCCGCTGTGCTCCCACGCATCCTCCTGATCGCGCTGATCGGTCTTATGGCCGCCATAGCGGTGGTCGTGCTCCTGGTGCGACGACGGGGGCCCGCGGACGTTTCGCGCGCCGCGGCGGAGCGCGCCATAGCTGCGGACCTCGCGAGGCTTCGCCACCAAATCAGGACGGTCTTGGTCCGCACCGGCGGCCGTTGGCGTGGCCTGCGGCCCATCGCCTACGCAACTCCCTGGTATCTGGTCCTGGGCTCGACACAAGAGTCCGCCAGTCTCTTGCTCAAGACCATGGGGTTGAAACTCGAAGCGGAACGCCCAGCAAAGCCGACGTCCACGGATCAGAACCCGCTCGCCGCGGTGTGGTCGGGGCGCCAGGCGCTGGCGTTAGCGGCGGCCGCTCCTGTCGAAACCTTCCGCAAGAGTGTGGAAAGGGACGAGATCGAAACCGAAGCACGCTGGCACGGCCTGCTCAAGCTTATCCAACGGATGCGTCCCTTGCAGCCGCTCAATGGCCTCATCGTAGAGCTCGGTGCCACGGAACTCCTCGACGCCCCGGCTGACCAGCGTGCCGCCCTCGCGGAAGCTTGGCGCGATCGTATCGCGCATGTGACGCAGATCGCCGGGCCCTTCCTTCCGGCTTATCTCGTCATCACCGGCATCAACAATCTGCGCGGCTATTACGCAGGTTGCGCCGAGCTCGACGACCTCACGCTTCTCGATCTAACCGGGACGACACCCGCCTCCTCGCCCACAAGGCAGGCGAAGGAGCAGATCCGGACGTTGCACGACGGTCTGCGTGCGATGCTTCTTCGTCTCGCGCGCCATAGCGTCCGTCGCGCCGGAACGGTCGCGCGGGTTGACCACGCCGGCTGCATTCTGGAATTTCCGGTGGAGGTCGCGCTCCTGACTGATCGGATCACACAATTCGCCGCTGCAATCCTGCAGCCTGATTGCAGCAAGCTGTCGCCCGTTCTGCGTGGTGTTCAGCTGGTTCAGTCTGCGACAGGTGAGACCCATCTCCCCAAGGATCGCCTCCTTCATGGCGCGGCGCGGTCACTTGCCCTCGACGTCAGCCAATTCCATCCGGCAGACAGCACAGCGGCCAGAACCGCGAGCCCCGGCATCGCCGCACGCTTTCTTCACCGTGACGTCTTACCGGAAGCGGGCCTGGCCAGTCGACATCACCCGTGGCGGGCAGCATGGCGGGCGACGCTCGCACCGCTGGCGGCGCTGACCCTTCTCGTGGGGAGCGTCCCACTCGCTCTCGTCTGGCGGGACAGGCTGGAGGAAACCAATCAGTCACTGAACGACGTCGAACAATCCCTGGCTGCCAGCGACAGCGCCATCCGCACTCTCAACAGAGATGCGGAGGCCCCCGCGCCCGATCTAAAACACGTTCTGCCGGTACTCGACCGGTTGGCGGCGGATCTTCCGGTCGTGGCCGGGCTTGGAGCGGGCTTGCCCTTGGGTAGCGCGCGCGATGTGCTTCTCACTGCGCATCGTGGAGCCTATGATCGGGCGCAGATCCAGCTTCTCTTGCCTCGCCTCCTTCTCAACCTCCAGGCCGCATTACCGACCGAGAGCCCGCAAAATCTCTCGCCTCCGGAGGAGCTCGCGCTTTTCGACAGATTGAAGACCTACCTCACGCTTGGTGGACAACGCCACGGCGGGCGGGAGGAAGCCCAGGCTTGGCTTATCGCCAATAGCAAAGAGACAGCTCCCGAGCTGGATGAGAGCGCGGCCAATCGGCTGACACCCCATATCCGCGCGCTTTTGGCCCACCCGCTGGCACATTCATCGCTCGACGAAACCCGCATCGCAGCAGCACGCGCGGCGCTTTCGATCAATACCCTCGTCCTGCGGGGTCTCGCCACCTTGCAGGCCCGTGTGCGCGCCGCCGGCCTGTCCGCATGGCGCCCTATCGATGCCGCGGGGCCGATGGCTGGTCGTCTGCTCGTCCGACGCTCGGGCAAGCCCCTGAGCGAAGGCATTCCTGCCTTCTATACGCGGGCCGGATTTCTGACAGTTGTCGCCCCGGCGCTGCGGGATGTTTCGGCAACGCTCGCGAAAGAGGGATGGGTCATTCCGTTGGCGACCGGACCGGATAACCGCGATCTCGCAAAGGTACTGGAGCAGGAGATCGCGGAGGACTATTTCACCGCTTACGTGGAGACGTGGAACGAGTTACTCGACGACATCGCCTTGACGCAAGCCCCCACCTTGCAACAGGCAAGCCAGCAGTTGATCCAGCTTGCAGGTCCGGCATCTCCTCTGGAGCGGTTTTACCAATCCGCCAGCCAGGAGACGGATCTCACGCCAGCCGCGCCGCCAGCATCCGCAAACCCTGCGGGGGCAGTCCAGCCGCGAACCCTCATGACGGGTGAGCCGGTCACCACGCGCTTCGCATGGCTTAGGGAACTTGTCGCGACTGGCGACACCGGAGCATCGCGGCTTCGGCAGACTATCGACGGCTTCGGGGCTCTCGGCCGGCAGATGGCGCAAACGGCCTACCTCCCCCAGGATGCCGCTACCCCCCTGTCAGCCGGGTCATCCGCCGGGCAGCTGGCGGATAGCGCCGCGAGCCTTCCTCCTCCGCTTGCGCGGATCGCCAATGAGGTCGCCCATACCGCCGCCGACATGACGTCGGCCGCGACGGAAGACCGCGTCGCAGCCGCATGGCGGGAGGTGGAACCGTTCTGCCGGCTCGTCACCAGCAACCGCTATCCCTTTTCCGGGCGTGCTAGCCAGTCGATCTCGCTTGACGATTTCGCGTCTCTTTTCGGACCGCAGGGGCGGCTGGAAAAATTCTTCACAACCTACCTCCGCCCCTTCGTGGATGTCAGCGCACCGGCTTGGCAGGTCCACCCCGTACATGGCATGGCGTTCGACATCGACCGCCCGGCGCTGGAACAGTTTCAGCGCGCTGCACGCATACGCGATGCCTTCTTCACCGATAATCCGGCCGCGCCATCGGTTCGCTTCAGTCTGGAACCCCTGCGGCTGGATGCGACAGCCGAGACATTGACCTACGCGATTGGTGGACAGACCCTGGTCTACCGGCATGATCCAGCGCGCCTGTGGACCATGCAATGGCCCCCGGCCGACGGGCAACTCACGGCGCAGCTAGAACTCACGCCCTGGCTCAGCAATGAACCGGGCAGCCTCGATTTTCGTGGCCCTTTCGCCTTTCTGCGATTGATCGAGGCTGGCGCGCCGAAACTTGAGGGACAGGCGCCTGACCGCTTTATCCTGCGCTACACCTTGGGCTCGCGCTCGGCGACCCTGCGCCTCATCGCCGCCAGTATTATCAACCCGTTCAGCCTGAAGGATCTTCGGCAGTTCCGCTGCCCCGAGATCCCCTGA